A part of Capsicum annuum cultivar UCD-10X-F1 chromosome 6, UCD10Xv1.1, whole genome shotgun sequence genomic DNA contains:
- the LOC107872811 gene encoding N-alpha-acetyltransferase 50: MGAGGREVPISLDGVRDKNIMQLKKINTAIFPVRYNDKYYTDAIASGDFTRLAYYNDICVGSIACRLEKKEGGPVRVYIMTLGVLAPYRGLGTGTKLLNHVLDLCAKQNVSDIYLHVHTINEDAINFYKKFGFEVTDKIQNYYTNITPPDCFVLTKFITPPKKQTV; the protein is encoded by the exons ATGGGGGCAGGAGGACGTGAAGTGCCTATTTCATTAGATGGTGTAAGGGACAAGAACATAATGCAACTCAAGAAAATCAACACTGCTATTTTCCCAGTAAGATATAATGATAAGTATTACACTGATGCCATTGCTTCCGGTGATTTCACCAGGCTAG CATATTACAATGATATCTGCGTAGGTTCAATTGCATGTCGCCTTGAGAAGAAGGAAGGTGGGCCTGTTCGTGTTTACATAATGACTCTGGGTGTTTTGGCTCCATATCGTGGGTTAGGTACTG GTACAAAGCTGTTGAATCATGTCCTCGATCTTTGTGCCAAGCAGAATGTTAGCGATATTTATTTGCATGTGCACACAATTAATGAAGATGCCATCAATTTCTACAAGAAATTTGGATTCGAGGTTACTGATAAAATCCAAAACTACTACACAAATATTACCCCACCAGACTGTTTTGTCCTTACCAAGTTCATCACTCCACCAAAGAAACAGACAGTGTGA
- the LOC107872810 gene encoding uridine/cytidine kinase UKL1, chloroplastic produces MSPVPEETTAIDYVMEAASGAHFSGLRFDGLLTSTSSSPRASPTPTPTHFSTTNPLDSTIPKQPFVIGVSGGTASGKTTVCDMIIQQLHDHRVVLVNQDSFYRGLTLEEMKRVHEYNFDHPDAFDTEQLLECVEKLKSGMSVQVPIYDFKTHQRCSDSFRQVNASDVIILEGILVFHDARVRNLMSMKIFVDTDADVRLARRIRRDTVERGRDINSVLEQYAKFVKPAFDDFVLPSKKFADVIIPRGGDNHVAIDLIVQHIRTKLGQHDLCKIYPNVYVIQSTFQIRGMHTLIRDKDISKHDFVFYSDRLIRLVVEHGLGHLPFTEKQIVTPTGSVYTGVDFCKKLCGVSIIRSGESMENALRACCKGIKIGKILIHRDGDNGKQLIYEKLPKDISERHVLLLDPVLATGNSANQAIELLIQKGVPESHIIFLNLISAPEGIHCVCKRFPSLKIVTSEIDQSLNEEYRVIPGLGEFGDRYFGTDD; encoded by the exons atgtcgcCGGTGCCGGAGGAAACAACGGCAATAGATTACGTAATGGAAGCAGCATCTGGTGCACACTTTTCCGGTCTCCGATTTGATGGGCTTCTCACTTCTACTTCATCTTCACCACGCGCTTCTCCTACTCCTACACCCACGCACTTCTCCACTACTAATCCACTTGATTCTACTATCCCTAAACAGCCTTTTGTTATCG GGGTTTCTGGAGGTACAGCGTCAGGTAAAACTACAGTGTGTGATATGATCATCCAACAACTTCATGATCATCGTGTTGTGCTGGTCAATCAG GACTCATTCTACCGTGGTTTGACACTTGAAGAAATGAAACGTGTCCATGAGTATAATTTTGATCACCCAG ATGCTTTTGACACTGAGCAGCTCTTAGAGTGCGTTGAAAAGTTAAAGTCTGGGATGTCGGTCCAAGTTCCAATATATGACTTTAAAACCCATCAAAGATGTTCTGATAGCTTCCGCCAG GTGAATGCATCTGATGTTATCATCTTGGAGGGAATTCTTGTTTTCCATGATGCACGTGTTCGCAATCTGATGAGTATGAAGATCTTTGTTGATACAG ATGCTGATGTGAGGCTTGCTCGTAGAATAAGACGTGACACAGTGGAGAGGGGTAGAGACATAAACTCAGTACTTGAACAG TATGCAAAGTTTGTCAAGCCTGCTTTTGATGATTTTGTTCTTCCATCAAAGAAGTTTGCTGATGTCATCATACCTAGGGGAGGCGATAATCACGTTGCTATTGATTTGATTGTCCAACATATTCGCACAAAACTTGGTCAGCATGATCTTTGCAAGATATATCCAAATGTCTATGTTATCCAGTCAACTTTTCAG ATTAGAGGCATGCATACATTAATTCGAGATAAAGATATTTCAAAGCATGACTTTGTTTTTTATTCTGATCGGCTAATTCGTCTG GTTGTGGAGCATGGTCTTGGCCATTTGCCCTTCACTGAGAAGCAAATAGTCACTCCAACAG GGTCAGTATACACTGGTGTTGATTTTTGCAAAAAGTTGTGTGGAGTATCCATTATTCGAAG TGGTGAAAGTATGGAAAATGCACTACGTGCTTGCTGCAAGGGTATTAAAATTGGGAAAATCCTGATCCACCGTGATGGTGACAATGGGAAACAG CTTATATATGAAAAACTTCCAAAAGACATATCGGAGCGGCATGTCCTGCTTCTGGACCCGGTACTTGCTACAG GTAATTCTGCTAACCAGGCGATTGAACTGCTTATACAGAAAGGAGTTCCAGAATCCCACATTATTTTCCTAAACCTCATCTCT GCACCTGAGGGAATACATTGTGTTTGCAAACGCTTCCCCTCTTTAAAAATTGTCACGTCAGAGATTGATCAGTCCCTAAATGAAGAGTATCGTGTCATACCGGGTTTGGGGGAGTTTGGTGATCGGTACTTTGGCACTGATGACTGA
- the LOC107872809 gene encoding 60S ribosomal protein L18a: MVTYKFHQYQVVGRALPSETDEHPKIYRMKLWATNEVRAKSKFWYFLRKLKKVKKSNGQMLAINEIFEKNPTKIKNYGIWLRYQSRTGYHNMYKEYRDTTLNGAVEQMYTEMASRHRVRHHCIQIIKTATIPAKLCKRESTKQFHDSKIKFPLVFKKVRPPTRKLKTTYKATRPNLFM; the protein is encoded by the exons ATGGTGACGTACAAA TTTCATCAGTACCAGGTGGTAGGTAGAGCTCTTCCATCGGAAACCGATGAACACCCAAAGATCTACCGTATGAAGCTCTGGGCTACCAATGAGGTCCGTGCTAAATCCAAGTTCTG GTACTTCTTGAGAAAGCTGAAGAAGGTTAAGAAGAGCAACGGACAGATGCTGGCTATTAATGAG ATCTTTGAGAAGAACCCAACTAAGATCAAGAACTATGGTATTTGGCTGCGTTATCAGAGTAGAACTGGGTATCACAACATGTACAAGGAGTACCGTGATACCACTTTGAATGGAGCTGTAGAGCAGATGTACACAGAAATGGCTTCACGTCACAGGGTCCGCCATCATTGCATCCAGATCATTAAGACTGCCACTATTCCAGCTAAACTGTGCAAGAGGGAGAGCACCAAGCAGTTCCATGACTCCAAAATCAAGTTTCCCTTGGTGTTCAAGAAAGTCAGACCACCTACTAGGAAACTCAAGACAACATACAAGGCTACAAGACCCAACTTGTTTATGTAA